GTCCCTTGCCGTCCACGGGCGCGGTGGCCTGCCGCGCCCCGGCCGCCGTCTCACGGTGGCTGACAGCGGCGAACGTGGTGGTGGCCGCGACCGTCGCGAAACCGGCCGCCGCGAGTACGGCCAACTTCCAGTGACGGCTCAGCACCGCCGTCACTGACCGGCGCGACTCGTCCGCGCTCGCGTCGGCGCCTGTGTCCTGTGCTTCAGACATACGACGTAGCTCTCCTTCTGTGTGACAAGCCGTCAGTTGCTTCTGAATAGGGGAAGTAAGCCAGATCAAATCACACGAAAAGCCAAAAATAGGACAATCAGCTGTCGGCGTTTCGCCGTGTCACCTCTTCGGAGTCAGCGCATCCGAACATGCGTCCGCCCCCGGCGTGGGGAGCCGGGGGCGGACGCAGTCCGAGGCCGTGCGTGGTGGCTGCGGTCAGCCGAAGCAGTCGGGGACGGGGTTGGTCCCGGTGGCCTGGCAGTTGGTGGGGACGTTGTCGATGATTCTGACCTTGCCGTTGGTGGTGACGGTGCCGTTGTTCTGGACGCCGCCGGCCTCCCGGTCGGAGATGTTGCCGGTCACCTTGGTGTCGGTCAGATTGACCCTGCCACCGCTACTGATGGAGATACCGCCACCCGACAACCCGTTGCCGGGTGCCTGGTTGTCGTGGATCTCGCTGTTCCGGAACACCACGGTGTTGCCGGCGTTGGCGACGTGGGCACCACCGCCCTCGCTGTCGATCGCGACATTGCCGTAGATCCTGGTGTTCTCGATCACCGCGGCATCGTTCAGGATGAGGCCGCCGCCATCGGCAGCCACGGTGTTGTGGGCCACGGTGCTGTCGCGCACGTATACCGGGTCGTCGACATAGATGCCACCGCCGTAGTAGCCGAAGTTGTACGTGAAGGCGCTCTTCTCGACCTCGGCCACGCCCTCTCTGTTGTAGAGGCCGCCGCCGTAGTAGCCGTAGTTGTAGGAGAGCAGGCTCTTCTTGACCTTGGTCGTTCCGTTCTCGTTGTAGAGGGCGGGGTAGCCGAGGTCGGGGTCGTTGATGTTGCCGGTGATCTTGGAGTCGCTGATCTCCAGCTTGCCTGCTTGGTTGTAGACGGCGGCACCGTCCTCGCTCGTGTTCTTGTTGAGGGTGCTGTCGCGGATGGTGGTGACGCCCTCGTTGTAGACGGCACCGCCGTCCGAGTTCTCGAGGTCGGTGGAGTTGCGGTCGAGGGTGACGTGGTCGAGGTCGAGACGACCCGCCGCGGCCACCCTGATACCGCCACCCTCGCCCCCGTCGCCGAGCTTGCCGCGGGTGATCGTGAGGTGGCTGAGCTTCAGATCGCCACCCACGCCGACCTCGAAGACCCGGAAGTCGTCCCCGTTGGCGGCGCGCTGGATGGTGGCACCGTTGCCGTGAATGGCGATCGGCTGAGTGATCTCCGGCAGACCGTTGTCGTCCTGGTTCGCGGT
This DNA window, taken from Streptomyces sp. SCSIO 30461, encodes the following:
- a CDS encoding right-handed parallel beta-helix repeat-containing protein, with amino-acid sequence MSQSHVAAMLSRHWKLAVLAAAGCATVTAATTIAAVAHSGQPDAGSVATAADGKGMPAGDGGGKGEGVEGKRDHDRGGKGGHAKGDGEYGGHHGGADATHVECDPNDLIANLVDLNAERGGELVLAKDCLYTLTANQDDNGLPEITQPIAIHGNGATIQRAANGDDFRVFEVGVGGDLKLSHLTITRGKLGDGGEGGGIRVAAAGRLDLDHVTLDRNSTDLENSDGGAVYNEGVTTIRDSTLNKNTSEDGAAVYNQAGKLEISDSKITGNINDPDLGYPALYNENGTTKVKKSLLSYNYGYYGGGLYNREGVAEVEKSAFTYNFGYYGGGIYVDDPVYVRDSTVAHNTVAADGGGLILNDAAVIENTRIYGNVAIDSEGGGAHVANAGNTVVFRNSEIHDNQAPGNGLSGGGISISSGGRVNLTDTKVTGNISDREAGGVQNNGTVTTNGKVRIIDNVPTNCQATGTNPVPDCFG